One part of the Sphingobacterium sp. LZ7M1 genome encodes these proteins:
- a CDS encoding TraG family conjugative transposon ATPase: MRTERKTAFEIPYVGIDHYQGMSILYGDRGDFSVVMRLTNPVLQYGADPEAYTAFQQVLLNVIKILGEGHIIQKHDVFIKLKYQPKPATEFLEQKYQEHFAGREYTEIRTYLTVTRLVKKGAFYTYDKKVLATFGQNMAKVFDLLSGAALTPSYLTEAEINRFVNRVLGMEFESPNIALDNLRCGDRELQIGDRAVRCISMVGTDSVDLPEKVGTFTTKNETNGMRDFPVDNLFFLHHVPGYRTIIYNQLLEIPNQQITLGKLEVKRKRHSSIPDPANLMCVEDIDRLLVDVARDNQLLVNAHYSMIVCADTDKIDKTANFIEAALFQQGIIPSRNAYNQLELFRCALPGVSVELKKYDWFLTTADAALCFFFKERLPTDEPSEFLLRFTDRQGVPVAIDPSDLVMRTGRIKNRNRFVLGASGTGKSYCINNIVQQYLQYNMDVVIVDVGHSYSGLCSTYGGKYITYSEEKPITMNPFAISEEEYNIEKKDFLITLICLLWKGAEGSVTTLERDVISNVISAYYAHHFDKAIEDRVDRLDFNSFYEFAVQKIPDIRNEESIAFDVEEFRFVLKKFYRGGEYEAILNEDADQSLFNERFIVYEIDNIQNNKTLLPIVTLIIMDLFVQKMRHRKNRRKTLILEEAWRAISSPMMANFLLYLNKTVRKFWGEIIEVTQEINDIIGNPIIKDSIINNSDTIILLQQNEADFRKVAELLSITEAEQKKIFTINRLDNKDGRARFNEFYIRRGNVGEVYGVEVSIYHHLAFTTEKPEKSAVEIYAKHHGSYPKALTAFVSDMEKSGLLLGDFVQRVNENNAPIETQREYFKPDFT, from the coding sequence ATGAGAACAGAGAGAAAGACAGCCTTTGAAATACCCTATGTGGGTATCGACCATTATCAAGGCATGTCCATACTGTACGGCGACCGTGGCGATTTTTCAGTCGTGATGCGACTTACCAATCCCGTCTTACAGTATGGTGCCGATCCCGAAGCCTATACCGCTTTCCAACAGGTATTGCTTAACGTCATCAAGATACTTGGCGAGGGGCATATCATCCAAAAGCACGACGTATTCATCAAACTGAAATACCAGCCAAAACCTGCAACCGAGTTCTTGGAACAGAAATACCAAGAACATTTTGCGGGTCGGGAATATACCGAGATCAGAACCTACCTGACCGTGACCCGTCTGGTCAAAAAAGGGGCATTCTACACCTATGACAAAAAGGTGCTGGCCACTTTCGGGCAGAACATGGCCAAAGTATTTGACCTGCTTTCCGGCGCTGCACTTACCCCCTCATACCTTACCGAAGCGGAAATAAACCGTTTTGTAAACAGGGTGCTCGGAATGGAGTTTGAGAGCCCTAATATCGCATTGGACAATCTCCGCTGCGGAGACCGTGAGTTGCAGATCGGCGACCGGGCCGTCCGCTGTATCAGCATGGTGGGCACCGATTCGGTTGACCTGCCCGAAAAAGTCGGAACCTTTACGACCAAAAATGAAACGAACGGCATGCGTGATTTTCCGGTGGACAACCTGTTTTTCCTGCACCATGTTCCCGGTTATCGCACCATTATCTATAACCAATTATTGGAGATACCCAACCAACAGATCACGCTGGGCAAACTTGAAGTAAAACGCAAAAGGCATTCGAGCATACCCGATCCGGCAAACCTCATGTGCGTGGAGGACATCGACCGTTTATTGGTGGACGTGGCACGTGACAACCAGCTATTGGTAAATGCGCATTATTCCATGATCGTATGTGCCGATACGGACAAGATCGATAAAACGGCCAATTTTATCGAAGCCGCCCTGTTCCAGCAGGGGATTATTCCATCACGCAATGCCTACAACCAATTGGAACTGTTCCGGTGTGCTTTGCCGGGCGTTAGCGTGGAACTGAAAAAGTACGATTGGTTCCTAACGACGGCCGATGCCGCCCTATGTTTCTTTTTCAAGGAAAGGTTGCCGACCGACGAACCGTCGGAGTTTCTGCTAAGGTTTACAGACCGTCAAGGGGTGCCCGTGGCGATTGACCCATCGGACCTCGTTATGAGGACAGGCCGCATAAAAAATCGCAATCGCTTCGTGTTAGGAGCATCGGGTACGGGTAAGAGTTATTGTATAAATAATATCGTCCAACAGTACCTGCAATACAACATGGACGTGGTGATTGTGGACGTGGGGCATTCCTATTCCGGTCTTTGCAGTACATACGGAGGAAAGTACATAACCTATTCAGAAGAAAAGCCCATCACGATGAACCCCTTTGCGATCAGCGAGGAAGAATACAACATCGAGAAAAAGGATTTTTTGATAACGTTGATCTGCCTGCTTTGGAAAGGTGCCGAGGGTTCGGTAACCACCCTCGAGCGCGATGTAATTTCTAATGTCATTTCCGCCTATTACGCCCATCATTTCGATAAGGCCATCGAAGACCGTGTAGACAGGCTGGACTTCAATTCCTTTTATGAATTTGCCGTTCAGAAAATCCCCGATATAAGGAACGAAGAAAGCATCGCTTTTGACGTGGAAGAATTTCGGTTTGTATTAAAGAAGTTTTACAGAGGGGGTGAATACGAAGCGATACTGAACGAAGATGCCGACCAATCACTATTCAACGAACGGTTCATAGTCTATGAAATTGACAATATACAGAATAATAAGACGCTCCTGCCAATCGTAACGCTGATAATAATGGATCTGTTCGTGCAAAAGATGCGCCACAGGAAGAACCGCCGGAAAACACTGATCTTGGAGGAAGCATGGCGGGCCATTTCCTCGCCAATGATGGCAAATTTCCTTTTATACCTAAACAAGACCGTACGGAAGTTCTGGGGGGAAATCATCGAGGTAACACAGGAAATCAATGACATCATCGGCAACCCAATTATCAAGGACAGTATCATAAACAATTCGGATACCATTATCCTGCTGCAACAGAACGAGGCCGATTTTAGAAAGGTTGCCGAATTGCTCTCCATCACCGAGGCCGAACAGAAGAAGATTTTCACGATCAACCGTCTTGACAACAAGGACGGACGTGCCCGTTTCAACGAGTTCTATATCCGTCGGGGAAATGTCGGGGAAGTGTACGGCGTGGAGGTAAGTATTTACCACCATTTGGCGTTCACCACCGAAAAACCGGAAAAAAGCGCCGTGGAGATTTACGCCAAACATCATGGCAGCTACCCAAAAGCCCTAACGGCGTTCGTGTCCGATATGGAAAAGAGCGGTCTTTTATTGGGCGATTTTGTACAAAGGGTAAACGAGAACAATGCGCCAATTGAAACACAAAGAGAATATTTTAAACCTGATTTTACATGA
- a CDS encoding DUF4133 domain-containing protein, producing the protein MTHGRYPIYKGLQKPLIYRGFKGKFIYWGIGSLIGGLAIGGLIGALTNLILGGFATLALMGAGLAYTFMKQGNGLHDKTRHRGVFIHPVHLSISYENREKDSL; encoded by the coding sequence ATGACACACGGGCGTTATCCAATTTATAAGGGGCTGCAAAAGCCCCTTATTTACCGCGGTTTCAAGGGCAAGTTTATCTATTGGGGCATAGGTTCCCTTATCGGTGGTCTGGCCATCGGTGGACTTATCGGCGCACTAACCAACCTGATCCTGGGCGGCTTTGCTACCCTTGCCCTGATGGGTGCAGGACTTGCCTATACATTCATGAAACAGGGTAACGGTCTCCATGACAAAACCCGCCACCGAGGCGTATTTATCCACCCCGTCCATTTATCGATCAGTTATGAGAACAGAGAGAAAGACAGCCTTTGA
- a CDS encoding DUF4134 domain-containing protein has product MTVNTKKLFAMATLCLSAAQSTFAQGGTVGIDAATSSLTSYVDPISTLILAIGAVVGLIGGIRVYIKWNSGDQDINKELMSWGGSCLFLVLVSVVIKAFFGV; this is encoded by the coding sequence ATGACAGTAAACACTAAAAAGCTGTTTGCAATGGCCACGCTTTGCCTTTCCGCGGCCCAATCAACATTCGCACAAGGTGGTACCGTGGGTATCGATGCCGCCACATCTTCACTCACCAGCTACGTAGACCCCATTTCGACGCTCATTCTGGCCATCGGCGCGGTCGTCGGGCTCATTGGGGGAATACGGGTGTACATCAAGTGGAACAGCGGAGATCAGGACATCAATAAAGAGTTGATGTCGTGGGGAGGTTCCTGCCTGTTCTTGGTACTCGTGTCAGTGGTCATCAAAGCGTTTTTCGGCGTATGA
- a CDS encoding DUF4134 family protein, whose amino-acid sequence MRPIRFLAVFLTVIFFALYATAQPGLAEFKEVRKEVNTWYYNFSDLAFVIGAVCGLLGGLRVYSNWQSGKHQIDAQVMGCFFSCLFLSLVGAALKALFGVN is encoded by the coding sequence ATGCGACCAATCCGCTTTTTGGCAGTATTCCTTACTGTCATTTTTTTTGCCCTGTACGCAACCGCCCAGCCCGGCCTTGCCGAATTTAAGGAAGTGCGCAAGGAGGTCAATACGTGGTATTACAACTTCTCTGACCTTGCCTTTGTCATCGGCGCCGTGTGCGGGCTGCTCGGCGGATTGCGTGTGTACAGCAACTGGCAGTCCGGTAAGCATCAAATCGATGCACAGGTCATGGGATGTTTTTTTTCCTGCCTTTTCCTATCGCTCGTCGGTGCCGCACTAAAGGCCCTGTTCGGGGTAAACTAA
- a CDS encoding ParA family protein yields MLILIGNQKGGAGKSTLTLLLANYLTQQQERRVTILDMDYQQSLSAKAEKAKILENEPLYEIVPADLSHFPAMQRKLGKSRNEIVLIDLPGKMDDDGLIPIFAAADAVICPFAFDEFSVDSTLLFAMVIGRINKRAPLIFVPNRIKNTVKYETRTEVENVLRGFGTVAPGLPDRIDFQRINTFQTPIILDPVILPLLDLIYEQYIAKEEPL; encoded by the coding sequence ATGCTCATACTTATAGGAAACCAAAAAGGCGGGGCGGGAAAAAGTACGCTCACCCTGCTGCTCGCCAACTACCTGACCCAACAACAGGAACGGCGGGTTACGATACTTGACATGGATTACCAACAATCACTTTCCGCCAAAGCCGAGAAAGCAAAAATATTGGAAAATGAACCGTTGTACGAAATCGTACCCGCAGACCTCAGCCATTTTCCGGCAATGCAACGGAAATTGGGGAAGTCACGGAACGAAATCGTCCTGATAGACCTGCCGGGCAAGATGGACGACGATGGGTTGATCCCCATATTTGCCGCCGCCGATGCGGTGATCTGTCCGTTTGCCTTTGACGAATTTTCGGTGGACTCCACATTGCTGTTTGCAATGGTCATCGGCAGGATCAACAAACGGGCGCCCCTCATTTTCGTGCCGAACCGTATCAAGAACACCGTCAAGTACGAAACACGGACGGAAGTCGAAAATGTCCTGCGCGGTTTCGGCACGGTCGCACCCGGTCTGCCAGACCGAATAGACTTCCAACGTATAAATACGTTCCAGACACCGATCATCCTAGATCCCGTTATCCTGCCGCTCTTAGACCTGATCTATGAACAGTACATTGCCAAGGAGGAACCATTATGA
- a CDS encoding relaxase/mobilization nuclease domain-containing protein, with amino-acid sequence MIVKILDPSTTFKGVRYNTNKVDKDKGELMKVSGFGALLALQNLRPEDYVNYLEAQSAASKRTKYPQLHAVISCKGRSHSKQQLTAIAEQWLKGMGYGEQPYLLVFHKDTANNHIHIVSTRVDRDGKKINDSFEKIRAYEVLNRIVGVNEKQEVDKNIEKALSYGFSTRAQFMMILEAQGYSLKLTDGIYQISRYGKRQGAVSLEQVDAKIGTFDKDIDRLAQLRAVFAKYRGQYGPAVVHVTAPLPGNRPSAPSGYTSAMAQMLSDKFGVQIIFHGKDGKPPYGYTVIDHSRKMVYKGKDLMPLAEFITPSEDTPEISAKVETKADRTEQKEKEQKTSSEETATYTDHVQGTSEQWIPNIQIDISDDIDDEAIHGRNRRRKRKARTNTR; translated from the coding sequence ATGATCGTCAAGATACTTGACCCCTCAACCACGTTCAAAGGGGTGCGTTACAATACGAACAAAGTGGACAAGGACAAAGGCGAGCTGATGAAAGTATCGGGTTTCGGTGCCTTGCTGGCCCTGCAAAATCTCCGCCCGGAAGATTACGTCAATTATCTGGAAGCCCAATCCGCAGCAAGTAAACGGACGAAGTACCCACAGCTCCACGCCGTCATTTCCTGCAAGGGGCGTTCCCATAGCAAGCAACAACTTACAGCCATCGCCGAACAGTGGCTGAAAGGAATGGGCTACGGCGAACAACCTTACCTCTTGGTATTCCATAAGGACACGGCGAACAACCATATCCATATCGTTTCCACACGGGTAGACCGGGACGGCAAAAAGATAAACGACAGCTTCGAGAAAATCCGTGCCTACGAAGTATTGAACCGTATAGTCGGCGTGAACGAAAAACAAGAGGTCGATAAGAATATCGAAAAAGCGTTGAGCTATGGTTTCTCCACACGGGCGCAATTCATGATGATACTTGAAGCACAAGGGTATTCGCTTAAACTGACCGATGGGATATATCAGATCAGCCGTTACGGCAAAAGACAAGGCGCGGTCTCTTTGGAACAAGTGGACGCCAAAATCGGCACTTTTGACAAAGATATTGATCGGTTGGCACAGCTCCGTGCTGTCTTTGCCAAGTACCGTGGCCAGTACGGTCCGGCGGTAGTCCATGTTACGGCCCCGCTTCCCGGTAACAGGCCGTCCGCCCCATCGGGCTACACGTCTGCAATGGCGCAGATGCTATCGGACAAATTCGGGGTACAGATCATATTTCACGGTAAGGACGGAAAACCGCCATACGGTTATACCGTCATCGACCATTCGAGGAAAATGGTCTACAAGGGAAAAGACCTTATGCCGTTGGCAGAATTTATCACACCATCGGAGGACACCCCCGAAATATCGGCCAAAGTAGAGACTAAAGCGGACAGGACTGAACAAAAAGAAAAGGAACAGAAAACGTCTTCCGAAGAAACAGCCACCTATACCGATCATGTACAGGGAACATCCGAGCAATGGATACCCAATATCCAGATCGACATTTCCGACGACATCGACGACGAGGCGATCCACGGACGCAACCGGAGACGTAAGCGCAAAGCCCGCACAAATACCCGCTGA